In the Bacillus sp. (in: firmicutes) genome, one interval contains:
- a CDS encoding GNAT family N-acetyltransferase: MEHKKTYNAKEIKTPHGPIIIEGPIPSEQLERLEFHQDLVAFRPPAKQHQALIEIAKLPEGRIIIARENNTIIGYVTYLYPDPLERWSEGNMKNLIELGAIEVIPKYRGFSIGKNLLKVSMMDDAMEDYIIITTEYYWHWDLKGTGLNVWEYRKVMEKMMNAGGLEWYATDDPEISSHPANCLMARIGKRVDQESIQKFDRLRFKNRFMY, from the coding sequence ATGGAACATAAAAAAACGTATAATGCGAAGGAAATAAAAACTCCACATGGACCGATTATCATTGAAGGTCCGATTCCTTCTGAACAGCTAGAACGGCTAGAATTCCACCAAGATTTAGTGGCTTTTCGGCCGCCAGCGAAACAACATCAAGCTCTTATTGAAATTGCCAAGTTACCAGAAGGAAGAATTATTATCGCCAGAGAAAACAATACCATTATTGGATACGTCACTTATCTGTATCCTGATCCACTTGAACGATGGTCGGAAGGGAACATGAAAAATTTAATTGAACTAGGAGCAATTGAGGTCATTCCGAAATACCGGGGCTTTTCAATCGGAAAAAATTTATTAAAAGTGTCCATGATGGACGATGCGATGGAAGACTATATTATCATAACGACCGAGTATTATTGGCATTGGGATTTAAAAGGAACGGGACTGAACGTATGGGAGTATAGAAAAGTGATGGAAAAAATGATGAATGCCGGAGGACTAGAGTGGTATGCCACTGATGATCCGGAAATTAGCTCCCATCCAGCCAACTGTCTGATGGCTCGTATTGGCAAAAGAGTCGACCAAGAATCAATCCAAAAGTTTGATCGGCTACGATTTAAAAATCGGTTTATGTATTAA
- a CDS encoding bifunctional 3-deoxy-7-phosphoheptulonate synthase/chorismate mutase: protein MSNKELDQLREQLDELNLQILNLINERARLVQEIGKVKEKQGVNRYDPVRERKMLNLIKENNNGPFADSTIEHIFKEIFKAGLELQKDDHRKALLVSRKKKPEDTIVEVNGEKIGDGNPHFIFGPCAVESYEQTAQVAAAVKQKGLKLLRGGAFKPRTSPYDFQGLGIEGLKILKQIGDEYGLGVISEIVNPADIEPALEYLDVIQIGARNMQNFELLKAAGQVNKPVLLKRGLAATIEEFINAAEYIMSQGNGQIILCERGIRTYERATRNTLDISAVPILKQETHLPVIVDVTHSTGRKDLLLPAAKAAIAIGADGVMAEVHPDPAVALSDSAQQMDLQQFDEFFEALTKSMPLKTL from the coding sequence ATGAGTAACAAGGAGCTTGACCAATTACGTGAACAATTAGACGAATTAAACTTGCAAATTTTGAATTTAATTAATGAACGAGCACGTCTTGTTCAGGAAATTGGAAAAGTCAAAGAAAAGCAAGGGGTCAATCGCTATGACCCTGTACGTGAACGGAAAATGCTTAATTTAATTAAAGAGAACAACAATGGACCGTTTGCAGATTCAACCATTGAACATATCTTTAAAGAGATCTTTAAAGCAGGATTGGAACTACAAAAAGACGACCATCGAAAGGCATTACTTGTATCTCGTAAGAAAAAGCCAGAAGATACGATTGTAGAAGTGAATGGAGAAAAAATTGGCGACGGCAATCCTCATTTCATATTTGGACCATGTGCCGTCGAATCGTATGAACAAACAGCACAGGTTGCTGCAGCTGTTAAACAAAAAGGGCTGAAGTTACTACGTGGCGGGGCGTTTAAACCACGGACATCACCTTACGATTTCCAAGGACTAGGTATCGAAGGGCTTAAAATTTTAAAACAAATTGGGGACGAGTACGGTTTAGGTGTAATTAGTGAAATTGTAAACCCTGCAGATATTGAACCAGCCCTTGAATACTTAGATGTTATTCAAATCGGTGCAAGAAATATGCAAAACTTTGAATTGTTAAAAGCGGCAGGACAAGTTAATAAACCAGTACTATTAAAACGTGGATTGGCAGCAACGATTGAAGAATTCATCAATGCAGCTGAATACATTATGTCTCAAGGAAACGGTCAAATTATTTTATGTGAACGAGGCATTCGCACATATGAACGCGCTACTCGAAATACACTAGATATTTCAGCCGTTCCAATTTTAAAACAAGAAACTCATCTACCAGTGATTGTTGATGTTACTCATTCTACGGGTCGTAAAGATTTATTGTTACCTGCTGCTAAAGCGGCCATTGCGATTGGAGCAGATGGAGTAATGGCGGAAGTTCATCCAGATCCAGCTGTCGCATTATCCGATTCAGCTCAACAAATGGACCTACAGCAGTTTGATGAATTTTTTGAAGCGTTAACCAAAAGTATGCCTTTAAAAACGTTATAA
- a CDS encoding YtxH domain-containing protein: MEKELEKKEQTREQTVHVKEFLIGTFVGGLVGATTALLFAPKSGKDLRHDIQEQKDLLLNKTNQYRELVVEKGSELAAAAKEKTVALTDAVQSQSKDLLNKVKPLRAKNEDAPVQEEVPTEEEVQQKLTETEQALEEVENQ, translated from the coding sequence ATGGAGAAAGAACTAGAAAAGAAAGAACAAACGAGAGAACAAACAGTTCATGTGAAAGAGTTTCTTATTGGTACGTTTGTCGGTGGGCTAGTTGGAGCTACCACAGCACTCTTATTCGCACCAAAGTCAGGAAAAGACTTGCGCCATGATATTCAAGAACAAAAAGATCTTCTCCTTAACAAAACGAATCAGTATCGTGAACTAGTCGTTGAAAAAGGCAGTGAGTTAGCCGCTGCGGCGAAAGAAAAAACGGTAGCGCTAACAGATGCCGTGCAAAGTCAATCAAAAGATTTGTTAAACAAGGTAAAGCCGCTTCGTGCAAAAAATGAAGATGCGCCTGTACAAGAAGAAGTACCTACTGAAGAAGAGGTGCAACAAAAGCTAACCGAAACGGAGCAAGCGTTAGAAGAAGTAGAAAACCAATAA
- a CDS encoding cell division protein FtsA, with the protein MFSLDIGTRSVVGIIMEVKEGNYYIKDTVIKEHQERAMLDGQIHDVMSVSKIIKEIKEELEKTHGPLRRVCVAAAGRALRTERSKATISIKNKPILQKDDILHLELSAVQAAQVRAAENFVQDSSKHYYCVGYSVLHYYLDDEEIGNLIDQRGDTASVEIIATFLPRVVVESLITALQRAELEMEALTLEPIAAINVLIPPSMRRLNVALVDIGAGTSDIAITDEGTVIAYGMVPVAGDEITEAISDQYLLDFPKAEQAKRELIAKDSITITDILGFETTIPKEEVIQQISPSIEKLAKSICEEILRLNNNKPPKAVMLVGGGSLTPHLPKTIAQQLQLPENRVAIRGTEAIQQLVMENDLPKGPEFVTPIGIAIAAQQSPVQYVTVYVNDQPVRVFEVKSLTIGDCVLTAGLKVSKLYGKPGMASIITVNGQSLTLPGEHGHPPTILLNGTKASFDTPVKNGDKITIIPGIDGRSARVTLNDLFDETFAAKTVTIQGKPYTIHPVIEVNGRKASLDQVLVDKDVVEVRFPKTIEQLLDQLQLTQLKEKIRPFYVQWNGKATFFPKFSGQLLLNDRQVKPSSPFQDGDVIEIVPYQHPTLSEILQTKQLNMKHTIVVLFNGERVTLEQQIVSVIRDGKQLTGEERMYIGDSLQIDILPTKPFIFQDLFRYVEVNRPSTEQRSFTILKNGVECTFYEPIQHGDELELKWKSTKTT; encoded by the coding sequence ATGTTCTCACTCGATATTGGTACTCGTTCCGTTGTTGGTATTATTATGGAAGTAAAAGAAGGAAATTATTACATTAAGGACACAGTCATAAAAGAGCATCAAGAACGGGCCATGCTTGATGGACAAATTCATGATGTCATGTCGGTATCAAAAATTATTAAAGAAATCAAAGAAGAACTGGAAAAAACACACGGTCCTCTTCGACGAGTTTGCGTAGCCGCTGCTGGTCGCGCTTTAAGAACAGAGCGTTCAAAAGCCACCATTTCCATTAAAAATAAACCAATATTGCAAAAAGATGATATTCTTCATTTAGAATTGTCCGCCGTCCAAGCTGCTCAAGTGAGAGCGGCTGAAAACTTTGTCCAAGATTCAAGCAAACATTATTATTGTGTCGGCTATTCCGTTCTTCATTATTACTTAGACGATGAAGAGATTGGAAACTTAATTGACCAAAGAGGAGATACCGCATCGGTTGAAATCATTGCTACATTTTTACCGAGAGTGGTAGTCGAATCATTAATAACCGCACTCCAACGTGCAGAATTAGAAATGGAAGCGTTAACGTTGGAGCCGATTGCGGCCATTAATGTGCTGATTCCTCCATCGATGCGTCGCTTAAATGTAGCACTTGTTGATATTGGTGCAGGTACGTCTGATATAGCCATTACCGATGAAGGAACTGTCATCGCTTATGGGATGGTACCAGTTGCCGGAGACGAAATTACAGAAGCTATTAGCGACCAATACTTACTCGATTTCCCAAAAGCAGAACAAGCGAAAAGAGAACTGATTGCGAAGGATTCGATTACGATCACCGATATTTTAGGATTTGAAACAACAATTCCAAAAGAAGAAGTGATTCAACAAATATCCCCTTCCATTGAAAAACTAGCCAAATCCATTTGTGAAGAAATTTTACGTCTAAATAACAACAAACCACCAAAAGCGGTAATGCTCGTAGGTGGTGGAAGCTTAACACCACATTTACCGAAAACAATCGCTCAACAATTACAGTTACCTGAAAATCGGGTAGCCATTCGTGGAACAGAGGCAATTCAGCAGCTAGTCATGGAAAACGATTTACCGAAAGGTCCTGAATTTGTCACACCTATAGGTATTGCAATCGCTGCACAACAGTCGCCGGTTCAATACGTAACCGTTTATGTCAATGATCAACCTGTTCGCGTATTTGAAGTGAAGTCTTTAACTATTGGAGACTGTGTATTAACAGCTGGTCTAAAAGTGTCAAAACTATACGGTAAACCAGGAATGGCGTCCATCATCACGGTTAATGGACAGTCGCTCACTCTACCTGGTGAACACGGACACCCGCCAACGATATTACTAAACGGAACGAAAGCCTCCTTTGACACTCCCGTGAAAAACGGAGATAAAATTACCATCATTCCTGGAATAGACGGACGATCAGCTCGCGTAACGTTAAATGACCTGTTTGATGAAACGTTTGCTGCTAAAACGGTAACGATTCAAGGGAAACCATATACGATTCATCCAGTTATTGAAGTAAATGGTCGAAAAGCTTCATTAGATCAAGTTCTTGTTGATAAAGATGTTGTAGAAGTTCGGTTTCCAAAAACGATTGAACAACTATTAGATCAATTACAGCTTACCCAATTAAAAGAAAAAATAAGACCGTTTTATGTACAATGGAATGGAAAAGCGACCTTTTTTCCAAAGTTTTCGGGACAACTCTTGTTAAACGATCGTCAAGTAAAACCGTCCAGTCCGTTCCAAGACGGGGACGTCATTGAAATTGTCCCATATCAGCATCCGACATTAAGTGAAATACTTCAAACGAAACAATTAAACATGAAACATACCATTGTGGTACTCTTTAACGGAGAACGGGTAACATTAGAGCAACAAATTGTTTCAGTCATACGGGATGGGAAACAACTTACAGGAGAAGAGCGCATGTATATTGGTGATTCGCTTCAAATCGATATACTTCCAACGAAACCTTTTATTTTCCAAGATTTGTTCCGATATGTAGAGGTCAATCGACCTTCAACGGAACAACGTTCGTTTACGATATTAAAAAATGGAGTAGAATGTACTTTCTATGAACCGATTCAACATGGTGACGAATTAGAATTAAAATGGAAATCAACGAAAACAACATAA
- a CDS encoding acetoin utilization protein AcuC produces the protein MAIRSGDYVMKKKRAVFVYSDKLLSYKFSDQHPFNQLRLKLTLDLLKSLKAIDDDDLVPPRMATDEELYLVHDRSFVQAVKDAGHGLISPEKAESYGLGTEDTPIFPHMHEASAYLVGGTLTAVDYVMEGKSDHALHLGGGLHHGFRGKASGFCIYNDSSVAIKYIQQKYGARVLYVDTDAHHGDGVQWTFYDDPNVCTFSIHETGRYLFPGTGNVNERGAGRGYGYSFNVPVDAFTEDESWLYAYQTAFREIADYFRPDVIVTQNGTDAHYFDPLTHLSATIKIYREIPKLAHEIAHQYCNGRWIAVGGGGYDIWRVVPRAWAYIWLEMTENAHVSGSLPEEWIHHWEQQAPVPLIKTWEDPSNMYQPIPRKQEIEEKNRQTLERALIPIRQWSRNVESN, from the coding sequence ATGGCCATACGTTCCGGGGATTACGTCATGAAAAAGAAACGAGCGGTATTTGTATATTCCGACAAGCTACTTTCGTACAAGTTTTCCGATCAGCATCCATTTAATCAACTTCGTTTGAAATTAACCCTTGATTTATTAAAAAGTCTAAAGGCCATAGATGACGATGATCTTGTTCCTCCACGAATGGCTACTGACGAAGAGTTGTACCTGGTCCATGATCGATCGTTCGTTCAAGCCGTTAAAGATGCAGGCCATGGATTGATATCGCCTGAAAAAGCGGAAAGCTACGGTCTAGGAACGGAAGATACCCCCATATTTCCACACATGCATGAAGCAAGCGCCTACCTTGTCGGTGGAACGTTAACTGCGGTCGATTACGTTATGGAAGGGAAAAGTGATCATGCGCTCCATCTAGGCGGGGGACTGCATCATGGGTTCCGTGGAAAGGCATCTGGCTTTTGTATTTACAATGACAGCTCCGTTGCGATTAAATACATTCAACAAAAATATGGGGCCCGAGTATTATATGTGGATACCGACGCCCATCATGGGGACGGGGTTCAATGGACATTTTACGATGATCCGAATGTATGTACGTTCTCTATTCATGAAACGGGGCGATATTTATTTCCAGGAACCGGAAATGTGAACGAACGAGGAGCTGGAAGAGGGTATGGTTATTCATTTAATGTTCCTGTCGATGCATTTACCGAAGATGAATCATGGCTTTATGCCTATCAAACTGCCTTTCGTGAAATCGCTGACTATTTTAGGCCGGATGTGATTGTTACACAAAACGGTACGGATGCCCACTATTTTGACCCATTAACCCATTTATCAGCAACGATCAAAATCTATCGAGAAATTCCAAAGCTTGCCCACGAGATTGCTCATCAATATTGCAACGGTCGCTGGATCGCCGTCGGTGGGGGGGGATATGATATTTGGCGAGTCGTTCCGCGAGCTTGGGCTTACATCTGGTTAGAAATGACCGAAAACGCCCATGTTTCTGGTTCTTTACCTGAAGAATGGATTCATCATTGGGAACAACAGGCTCCTGTCCCGCTTATTAAAACGTGGGAAGATCCATCCAATATGTATCAACCGATTCCACGTAAACAAGAAATTGAAGAGAAAAACAGGCAAACGTTAGAACGTGCTCTTATTCCTATTCGGCAATGGTCCCGTAACGTAGAATCGAATTAG
- a CDS encoding CBS domain-containing protein, whose product MIVEQIMNKDVTSLLPTDSIQRAIEVMRTKKIRHIPIINDENEVVGIVSDRDIKEATPSILETHSNKDILKQPLQTIMKTEVITGHPLDFVEEVAAMFYEHHIGCMPIIQNQKLVGIITETDLLHTFVELTGAHQPGSQIEVRVPNKAGMLYEVAGIIRKRNANIHSVLVYPDREDEHYKILVFRVRTMNPVGIIEDLKINGYHVQWPYVPGITS is encoded by the coding sequence ATGATTGTCGAACAAATAATGAACAAAGATGTTACTTCCCTTCTCCCAACAGACTCCATCCAACGAGCGATTGAAGTCATGCGAACGAAAAAAATTCGCCACATACCTATTATCAATGACGAAAACGAAGTAGTTGGTATTGTGTCTGATCGGGATATTAAAGAGGCCACACCTTCTATTTTGGAAACGCATTCAAATAAAGATATTTTGAAGCAGCCTCTCCAAACGATTATGAAAACAGAAGTTATTACTGGGCATCCGCTCGACTTTGTCGAAGAAGTAGCGGCCATGTTTTATGAACATCACATCGGTTGTATGCCGATTATTCAAAATCAAAAGCTTGTTGGAATCATTACGGAAACCGATTTATTACATACATTTGTTGAGCTAACAGGGGCTCATCAACCCGGTTCCCAAATCGAAGTACGCGTACCGAATAAGGCCGGAATGTTATACGAAGTGGCCGGCATTATTCGAAAACGGAATGCGAATATTCATAGCGTACTTGTATACCCGGATCGGGAAGATGAACATTATAAAATTTTAGTGTTTCGTGTACGGACAATGAACCCTGTTGGCATCATTGAAGACTTGAAAATAAACGGCTATCATGTCCAATGGCCATACGTTCCGGGGATTACGTCATGA
- a CDS encoding aminopeptidase — MKDPRIETLAKNLINYSVQLQPGEKVLIENFGLQRELVTALVKEAYAAGGYPFVLLKDHQVDRALLMGAQEEQFEMMAQFEAQVMEQMDAYIGLRSGDNINELADVPDEKMKIHGNTIQKKVHRDIRVPKTKWVVLRYPNASMAQLAKMSTEAFEDFYFNVCNLDYGKMDKAMDALVDLMNKTDKVRITGPGTDLTFSIKDIPAVKCAGRMNIPDGEVYTAPVRESVNGVISFNTPSPYQGFTFENVKLTFKDGKIVEATANDTERINNIFDTDEGARYIGEFAIGVNPFILHPMQDILFDEKIDGSFHFTPGQCYDDAYNGNHSNIHWDMVMIQRPEYGGGEIYFDDVLIRKDGRFVIPELECLNPENLK, encoded by the coding sequence ATGAAGGATCCACGTATTGAAACGTTAGCGAAAAATTTAATCAACTATTCCGTTCAGCTACAACCAGGCGAAAAAGTGTTAATTGAAAACTTCGGACTTCAGCGCGAATTAGTGACCGCCCTTGTAAAAGAGGCGTATGCAGCAGGAGGCTATCCGTTCGTTTTACTAAAAGACCATCAAGTCGATCGCGCTTTGTTAATGGGAGCCCAAGAAGAGCAATTTGAAATGATGGCTCAATTTGAAGCCCAAGTGATGGAACAAATGGATGCATACATCGGCTTACGTTCCGGGGATAACATTAACGAACTAGCCGATGTACCTGACGAAAAAATGAAGATTCACGGAAATACCATTCAGAAAAAAGTTCATCGGGATATTCGCGTACCAAAAACAAAATGGGTCGTACTCCGCTATCCAAACGCATCCATGGCTCAATTAGCGAAAATGAGTACCGAAGCGTTTGAAGATTTTTATTTTAATGTATGTAACTTAGATTACGGCAAAATGGACAAAGCGATGGATGCGTTAGTCGACTTAATGAACAAAACTGACAAAGTACGCATTACCGGTCCCGGTACGGATTTAACGTTCTCCATTAAAGACATTCCAGCAGTGAAATGTGCCGGTCGCATGAACATTCCAGACGGAGAAGTGTATACTGCGCCAGTTCGTGAATCCGTTAACGGCGTCATTTCGTTTAATACTCCATCTCCATACCAAGGATTTACCTTTGAAAACGTCAAACTAACGTTTAAAGACGGAAAAATTGTCGAAGCCACTGCCAACGACACAGAACGCATTAACAACATATTTGATACAGATGAAGGTGCTCGATACATCGGTGAATTCGCAATTGGTGTCAATCCGTTCATATTACATCCGATGCAAGACATTTTATTCGATGAAAAAATCGACGGCAGCTTCCACTTTACACCAGGACAATGTTATGACGATGCCTACAACGGCAACCACTCCAACATCCACTGGGATATGGTCATGATTCAACGTCCGGAGTACGGCGGCGGAGAAATTTACTTTGACGATGTGTTAATTCGAAAAGACGGACGCTTCGTTATTCCAGAATTAGAGTGTTTAAACCCAGAAAACTTAAAATAA
- the motB gene encoding flagellar motor protein MotB, whose product MKRKRTLPPSDKGAPKWMVTYSDLMSLVLVFFILLFSMSQIDIIKFKAIAESFRQRQVLDFYPSVIPSENPSAQPQITTNDGNETNDSLLSNENEQDLLEQLLVEVQQYLEDNGLSDVAVATRTERGVVLVLQEKVLFRTGEADIIPSAYPFLNKVGTLLKKIPNVVKVEGHTDNRPISTAKYPSNWELSTARASSVIRFLIKQNQLDPKRFMAVGYGDTRPIAPNDGPENWQKNRRVEIIISDPSYNENEP is encoded by the coding sequence ATGAAGCGTAAACGTACGTTACCTCCTTCTGATAAAGGAGCACCTAAATGGATGGTTACGTATTCGGATTTAATGTCTCTCGTCTTAGTGTTTTTTATTTTACTTTTTTCGATGTCACAAATTGATATTATTAAATTCAAGGCGATTGCCGAGTCCTTTCGTCAACGGCAAGTTCTCGATTTTTACCCTTCTGTTATTCCGTCTGAGAACCCTTCGGCACAACCTCAGATAACAACCAATGATGGCAATGAAACAAATGATTCTTTACTAAGTAACGAGAATGAACAAGATTTATTGGAGCAATTACTTGTGGAAGTTCAACAATATTTAGAGGACAACGGTTTATCCGATGTAGCTGTGGCCACTCGAACAGAGCGAGGTGTTGTTCTCGTCTTACAAGAAAAAGTATTGTTTCGTACTGGAGAAGCAGATATTATTCCAAGCGCATATCCTTTTTTAAACAAGGTTGGGACATTATTAAAGAAAATTCCAAATGTCGTAAAAGTAGAAGGACATACGGATAATCGTCCGATCTCAACAGCAAAATACCCATCTAACTGGGAACTATCCACTGCTCGTGCAAGCAGTGTCATTCGCTTTTTAATTAAACAAAATCAATTAGATCCTAAACGATTTATGGCCGTCGGATACGGAGATACACGACCAATTGCTCCTAATGACGGTCCTGAAAATTGGCAAAAAAATCGCCGGGTAGAAATTATTATCTCAGATCCTTCTTATAATGAAAACGAACCCTGA
- the ccpA gene encoding catabolite control protein A, translating to MNVTIYDVAREANVSMATVSRVVNGNPNVKPATRKKVMEVIERLGYRPNAVARGLASKKTTTVGVIIPDISSIFYAELARGIEDIATMYKYNIILSNSDQNKEKELHLIQTMLAKQVDGIVFMGGQITEEHVATFEQSPVPIVLAGSIEQSKQIPSVNIDYKTASYEAIKEFIDKGHKRIAFVSGPFHETINREEKLAGYQKALEEAGISYDEALVVEGDYTYDSGVEAWENLSQLSEPPTAVLVGSDEMALGVIHGAQDDNVKIPEQLEVISFDNTRLVQMVRPTLSSIVQPLYDIGAVAMRLLTKYMNKEEVSDQIVVLPHRIEHRNSTK from the coding sequence ATGAATGTAACAATATACGATGTAGCAAGAGAAGCAAATGTATCAATGGCAACGGTTTCGCGTGTGGTGAACGGGAACCCAAATGTAAAACCAGCAACTCGAAAAAAAGTCATGGAAGTGATTGAACGGTTAGGTTATCGTCCAAATGCGGTAGCACGTGGCTTAGCAAGTAAAAAAACAACGACAGTTGGTGTGATTATCCCAGATATTTCGAGCATCTTTTATGCCGAGTTAGCTCGAGGTATCGAAGACATTGCCACGATGTACAAATACAACATTATTTTAAGTAACTCTGACCAAAACAAAGAGAAAGAACTTCATTTAATTCAAACAATGTTAGCCAAACAAGTAGATGGCATTGTATTTATGGGTGGACAAATTACGGAGGAGCATGTAGCGACATTTGAACAATCACCTGTGCCTATCGTCTTAGCTGGTTCTATCGAACAATCGAAACAAATTCCTTCCGTTAATATTGATTATAAAACAGCTTCCTATGAGGCAATAAAAGAATTTATTGATAAAGGACACAAGCGTATAGCATTTGTCAGCGGCCCATTCCATGAAACCATTAATCGTGAAGAAAAATTGGCCGGGTACCAAAAAGCCCTAGAAGAAGCTGGCATTTCATATGATGAAGCTCTTGTGGTAGAAGGGGATTACACGTATGATTCCGGCGTAGAAGCATGGGAAAATTTATCTCAACTTTCTGAGCCACCAACTGCTGTTTTAGTTGGTAGCGACGAAATGGCGCTTGGTGTGATTCATGGGGCTCAAGATGACAACGTAAAAATTCCTGAGCAATTAGAAGTGATCAGCTTTGACAATACGCGTTTAGTACAAATGGTTCGCCCTACACTCTCATCTATCGTGCAGCCTTTATATGATATCGGTGCGGTAGCAATGCGCTTATTGACTAAATATATGAATAAAGAAGAAGTATCTGACCAAATTGTCGTTCTTCCACACCGTATTGAACATCGAAACTCAACAAAATAA
- a CDS encoding DUF948 domain-containing protein, which yields MSIILYISVAIIAIAFTVLVVFLSRTLQSLQKTLDRVSTTLEGLERQLEGVTSETKILLSKTNELASDLQKKSERLNSVVDAVTETGTAIRKVNDSIQQVSATIQGAVEKNQEKISQVVQWGNVLLELKDKWKQRKEKRAFTSKDVEHTPQPSGVSQRSN from the coding sequence ATGAGCATCATATTGTATATAAGTGTAGCCATTATTGCCATAGCGTTTACCGTTTTAGTTGTATTTTTATCACGTACGCTACAATCTTTACAAAAGACATTAGATCGCGTGTCCACTACGTTAGAAGGACTTGAGCGTCAATTAGAAGGGGTAACGAGTGAAACGAAAATTTTACTTTCGAAAACAAATGAGTTAGCCTCTGATTTACAAAAGAAATCAGAGCGTTTAAATAGCGTAGTCGATGCAGTAACAGAAACAGGAACGGCGATTCGTAAAGTAAATGATTCCATTCAACAAGTATCAGCTACTATACAAGGAGCCGTCGAGAAAAATCAAGAAAAAATCTCACAAGTTGTTCAATGGGGAAATGTGTTGCTTGAATTAAAGGACAAATGGAAGCAGCGAAAAGAAAAACGTGCATTTACATCAAAAGATGTTGAACATACACCACAACCATCGGGAGTTTCCCAACGATCCAATTAA
- the motP gene encoding flagellar motor protein MotP, which yields MRKLDVLTPVGLVVGVVLLAFAIISNGGTKGFISFIHIPSLLIVFAGLFSGLLVSFSLKDLRHMFVVIRQAFQQEEYNLYELIQTFVRLSERARREGLLALEAEVEQVEDSFLKKGILLAVDGIEPDVIVDIMNAEISALEERHRKGRSILEKAGEYAPSWGMIGTLVGLVLMLKNLNDPSTLGPNMAVALLTTFYGSLLANLVFLPMASKLAIKTEKEVFYKQIIIEGVIGVQSGQNPKILEEKLTAFLSNKERVVHPVQDEQGAVTYEA from the coding sequence ATGAGAAAGCTTGATGTTCTAACACCAGTAGGTCTCGTTGTCGGTGTAGTCTTATTAGCATTTGCCATCATATCAAACGGCGGAACGAAAGGATTTATTTCCTTTATTCATATTCCGTCTCTACTCATTGTCTTTGCGGGATTATTTTCAGGTTTACTTGTCAGTTTTTCTCTTAAAGATTTACGACACATGTTTGTCGTTATAAGACAAGCGTTCCAACAAGAGGAATATAATTTATACGAACTCATTCAAACGTTTGTTCGTTTATCCGAGCGAGCACGTAGGGAAGGGCTTTTAGCGTTAGAAGCGGAAGTAGAACAGGTGGAAGATTCCTTTTTGAAGAAAGGAATTTTATTAGCGGTGGATGGCATTGAGCCTGATGTGATTGTAGATATTATGAACGCCGAAATTTCTGCGTTAGAAGAACGTCATCGCAAAGGAAGAAGTATTTTAGAGAAAGCGGGTGAATATGCTCCTTCTTGGGGAATGATTGGAACGCTTGTAGGACTTGTCTTAATGTTAAAAAACTTAAACGATCCGAGTACATTAGGTCCGAACATGGCTGTCGCTTTATTAACGACATTTTATGGTAGTTTATTGGCAAACTTAGTATTCCTTCCAATGGCTTCAAAATTAGCGATTAAAACTGAAAAAGAAGTTTTTTACAAACAAATTATTATTGAAGGAGTCATCGGTGTTCAGTCCGGTCAAAATCCAAAAATATTAGAAGAAAAATTGACTGCCTTCTTGTCAAATAAGGAACGGGTTGTTCATCCAGTACAGGACGAGCAGGGGGCCGTAACGTATGAAGCGTAA
- the ytxJ gene encoding bacillithiol system redox-active protein YtxJ yields MERIRSIEEFLSLIESEDNFYFLKHSATCPISMNAYREYESFVTDEQVKGYYLVVQEDRPLSNYIADTYSIRHESPQVFLFQNGKPVWHTSHWNITKEQLQKTTR; encoded by the coding sequence ATGGAGCGTATTCGCTCGATTGAGGAGTTTCTATCTCTCATTGAATCTGAAGACAATTTTTACTTCTTAAAGCATAGCGCCACTTGTCCCATCAGTATGAATGCGTATCGTGAGTACGAATCTTTTGTTACGGATGAACAAGTTAAAGGATACTATCTTGTTGTCCAAGAAGATCGTCCGTTATCTAATTACATTGCGGACACGTATAGTATCCGGCATGAATCACCTCAAGTTTTCCTCTTCCAAAACGGCAAGCCGGTTTGGCATACATCTCACTGGAATATTACAAAGGAACAACTGCAAAAAACGACAAGATAA